A window of Amaranthus tricolor cultivar Red isolate AtriRed21 chromosome 8, ASM2621246v1, whole genome shotgun sequence genomic DNA:
GATTTGATTCCATCCGCTTACGCTTTTTCTCTTCTGTGATTTCTACTTGAGTTGGTTCATGATCTGGATATGAATTGAGATTTGAACCATGTTGGTTTTGGTTTGAGTCATCGAAGCCATCTGAACCGGAGCTAGGGCTTAAAAGGACAGATGTTGGGCTTTGGGCATTTTCAGGGCTaagtttattataaaaattcgGTGAattttggtttgtatgacttaAGTTAGGCTCGTACAAAAAATGATTTTCCAAACCTAGGTTCAAACCATCATGATGACGATCTAGGTTTAGACTTTCCTGATCTAAATCTAAACTGGCATGATGACCATCTAGATTTAGTTTGTCAAAACTGGCATGGTGACCAGCATggttatgactatgattcaatTTTAATTGAGATATAATTTGATCATTACCTTTTTCACAAACGATAGTAGGCTTATGATCAATAGCCGAGAAAAAAGATTCGAGATTCTCCCACGGTGTAAAACCGTCGTCGAAGAACATAGGGATGTTATAGGCATTATTGGATAAGAGGTATTCAAAGGGGAGGAGGGTGGACATCACGGCGGAGCAAGAGCTTATAGGTAGGGGGTAGAAGAGAGGAAGAGGAAAAGGGGAGAAAGGAATTGTAAGCGTGCATTATTTAAAGGCCAAAACCAAggagccaaaaaagctaaagCGTTGGTAATGGGTTCCACATTGCTAGGAACTTT
This region includes:
- the LOC130820784 gene encoding basic leucine zipper 61-like, yielding MSTLLPFEYLLSNNAYNIPMFFDDGFTPWENLESFFSAIDHKPTIVCEKGNDQIISQLKLNHSHNHAGHHASFDKLNLDGHHASLDLDQESLNLDRHHDGLNLGLENHFLYEPNLSHTNQNSPNFYNKLSPENAQSPTSVLLSPSSGSDGFDDSNQNQHGSNLNSYPDHEPTQVEITEEKKRKRMESNRESARRSRMRKQQHIENLTNDANQLKIQTRERSNQLRLMTHHIQLVRKENDRLKAESIILQRKLYQLGQIWQQQQQRSYQQQRHHIHPFSSSTLSSVATQIII